The uncultured Campylobacter sp. nucleotide sequence AATGCAAATGCAGAAGCCAATGCCGTATATTTAGCTTCTCAGAAGAGAAAATATTCGGCAAATTCATATTCTTTATCTACAAGCATCGATCCGCTTGATTTTTTCAGGCTTCAGCTTAAATATGCAAACGGATTTAGGGCGCCTACTTCGGATGAAATTTACTTCACTTTCCAGCACCCTGATTTTTCGATATATCCGAATTTGGATTTGAAAAAAGAAACGGCAAAGACTAAAGAGATTGCCTTTACGCTTCATAATTCTCCAAGCTTCGTTACATTGAATTTATTCCAAACGGATTATAGGAATTTTATAGATTTACAGTATAAGGGGGAATTCCAGCTTCCTTATGGAAACGGTGGAAGTACAATGCCTGCCTCTGTGTATCAAAACGTAAATCGTCCAAAAGCAAGGGTAAGAGGAATAGAGATAGACTCGAGACTGGCTTTGGATCAAATTTGGCAGCCATTGCAGGGTTTTAGCATTGGATACAAGCTAAGTATCCAAAAGGGTAGAATGGACATAGGTAATGGCAAAATAGATACCCCGATGAATGCGATCCAGCCTAGAACGGCGGTTTATAGTGTAAGCTACCAAAGCCCAGGCGATAAATTCGGCGCGGATCTATTTGTAACTGCGGTAGCTACAAAAAAAGGAGACGACACCTATAATATGTATTGGTATGAGCAAGCGCGAAGCGGCAAAATCGTAAACGGCAAACCTGTAAGCAATAGCGAAGTGGAATGGAGAAGCGGCGGATATACCACGATAGACTTCGTAACATATGTAAAGCCGATCAAATATCTAACTCTTCGTGCAGGCGCATATAATATAACCGATCGCAAATATATCACTTGGGAAAGCGCCAGATCAATAAGGCCTTTTGGAACTAGCAATCTGATAGATCAAGAAACAGGGCTTGGCATCAACCGCTTTTACTCGCCGGGTAGGAACTATAAACTCACATGGGAGTTTCAGTTTTAAAAATTTAATCAAATGTTTGACGTCTTATTAAAACAAAAGCCTTTGGAATCAAAATTTATAGATTTATTACTAAATTTAAAAAGGATGGTGATAGTAAATCATTTGGCATCATTTAGATTTCCGAATTTTATGTGGCGTGTAAATTTCAAATTTTACGTAGCACGGCAGTCCAAGGGCTCCTGTCTGTAATTGATGTCAGCTTTATAATTTTGCAATGACGTCCGCGGTCTTTCCCTCGCTTAGAGATCGAATTTTTTGCCCGTGTAAATTTATCGAGCCGGAAAACATAGCATCCGTATGTGCTAAAAATTTCGCAGGCGCACAGCCCTACACTAAGCAAATCGCAGGGGGAATTTTAATGTCGTAAATCTTGCAGACGTATCATCTCGCTTCCAGGCAGCGAGAGGCTTTTTGTGGCAATGAGCGCAATCTATTCTCTTCGCTCTATCTCGCCCGCTTGTGACGATAAGTCTTATAAACGCAGTGGTCCTTTAAAAATTTTAACTTCAAATTTTACTCCGAAGCTCGCTAAATTTAAGGAAGAGCCCACACAGATAAATTGTTCTATTTTCCGCGGCGCCTGAGGTTTTTAAATTCGCGGCGCCTGCAAGGAGGTTTTAAAGCTCGCTAAGTCTCGCCGTCGTTAGCGCGCAGGGCTGATCCGGCTAGCGATCTTTTGCGCGGTTTATCTCCTTGTATTACTTGCTTAAACTCCCGCCGCAGTATATGTCGGCGCCGGACAAATCATAGCTTCGTTTTAAATTTAATCCTCATATCCTCTAATGCCAATATGCCTTCCCTCTATCTTAGGAACTACGGGCTTCTTTTTAAGCTTAACGCCATACAAATTAATGCCGTAAAGTTTGCTAAGGCGGATAAAATCGACGTTAAGCTCCTCTAAATCGGTATCGCGAAGATCAAGATATTTAAGACTCGTCATATTGTTTATACTCTGCGGTAATTTTTTAATTGCAGTCTCGGAGATATCTAAAATTTCTAAATTTTTTAAATTTCCGATGCTTTCCGGAAGCTGCGTAATATTTTTGCCGTGGATGTAAAGCTCCTTTAAATTATGTAGGTTTCCGATGCTCTCAGGGATTTTCGTAATGGCTTGGCTGTTAATTTTCAGCTCTTCCAAAGCATCAAGCATGCCGATGCTCTCAGGCAGACTCTCTTGCTTATATCTGCCAATATCAAGCTTTTTTAAGCTTTTTAATGCGCCGATACTTTCAGGAATTTCTTGTATATTTTCAGACCAAATATCAAGCTCCTGTAGATTATGCAAATCCCCTAACTCGGACGGGATCGTTTTGATATTTGAACTTATATGAAGCCTTTTGAGCGACGGGATTTTCACGGCGAGCCGTAATCTCTGCTCGTCCATATGACCCCACTCCTCAAGATTGGGTAAATTTACGATATTTTCAGGAGGAGAGGTAAAATCTTCGCTTAGTTCCTTTAGACTCGGCATTCGCGAAACCTCATCGGGTAGCGCCTCTATATGCGTGTTCGTAAGATATAAAATTTCCAGACTTTTCAGCTCTGCTAGATACGTAGGCAAAGTATGTAAAAAATTACAACTATAACAGTGGAGCTCTCGCAGCTTGCTCATCCCTGTAATCTGTGGCGGCAATTGCGAAATATGCGTTTCATCCAGTTCGAGATATTCTAAATTCTTTAAATTCGCTACATTCGCGCTCAACTCTTTTACGGGGCAACGATCCAAAATCAGCGTCTTAAGATTCGGAATTTTAGAGATATTTTCACTAATCTCCGTAAATTCGGTAGCGCGCAAGCCTAAATACTTGAGCTTTTTTAAATTTTGCACGCAAGAGGGCAGATCCGAAACTCTTGTGCCTTGCAAATCGAGCTTTTTTAAATTTGAAAGCAAGCAAATCTCGGGCGGAACCTGTGTAACTTCATCCACTCTAATCGGCGAAACGGTCATAAAATTCGCGTTTCTGCCGAAGTCTAGCTCATCAATGTCCGCAAGCTTTTCATACAAATCCCACGTCGTAGCGATATCGCTAAAGAAGCTTATACCATAGTAATTCTCTCGCCCTTTATCGCTAAAGCGTAAAAAATTCGCCAAGTTTTGCATCTGCGTATTTTGATCCTCTCTCAGCTTTGGGCTAAACTTCAGGCGGATGTCCTGCGCATCGTTTGACATACTAATTTTAATGCCTTTAAAACCGGAGATTGATTGTATGCAGAGCGAAAAAGCAACTGCTATAAATAGCGCGATATAAATCTTTTTCATTTGAGTCGCCTTTTTAAAATTTAAAATTTTAGTATCTAGCTGCGCGATATTTATAAAATTTAAGCGAGCGCTTTGCAAGCTTGATTTAAAAATCCTCACATCGCTCTGCGCTTCGCAAATTCCATCAAATTTTAAAATTTTGGAATTTCGCCAGCGTCTTAAAGGTGAGGCGAAATTCCAAATCAAAGGATGCTTGTAAATTTTATTTATAAGCCTTAATCGCTTTGTCAAGGATTTTCTCGGCCTCGGCAGCGCTTGCGAAATCCTTTACTTTGACCCATTTATTCGGCTCTAAAAGCTTGTAGGTTTCGAAGAAATTTTTAATTTTATCCAGCGTCGCTTTAGGCAGATCGGAGATAGATTTAATGCCCTCATATCGCGGATCGATCTTGCTAACCGGCACGGCAAGCAGCTTCTCGTCCATTCCGCTTTCGTCCTCCATCATCAAAACGCCGATTAGGCGGCACGGGATCACGCTGCCTGCGGCAAGCGGGTATTCGTTTAGCACCAAAACATCCGCGGGATCGCCGTCATCGGCTAGAGTATTGGGTATGAAGCCGTAGTTTGCGGGGTAAAACATCGCGCCGTAGAGCACGCGATCTACGTAGAGCGCACCGCTTGCTTTGTCGATCTCGTATTTGATATTCGAGCCGTAAGGGATCTCGATCACTGCATTGATTTTATCGGGGTTTGAGCCCACTTTTATCTTTGAAAGATCCATAGTTTTCCTTTATTTAGAATTTAAAATTTTGATATTTTTCACGTCTATCGTCGTTTTGGTAAAATCTTTATCGATCTCGCCGCTAATTCGCACGAGCGTATTTTCATCCACGCTCACGTCGCGCCAAACGTCATCGTCGATCTCGACCTCGATGCTATCGCCGTTTTGATCCACAAATCTATAATGCTCGTGTCTGAGTTGAGATTTTATCTTGCCGTCGATTACGACAAAAGAATCATCTCTTAATTTAAGCGCTTCTTTGACGCTTGACGGTTGAGTTTGCGCCGCGGAGCCGCTTGGCACAAAGCCGCCCGCGCCGAATGCAGCCGCACACAAAGCCATACTAAGTAAAAATTTTCTAACCATATCTATCCTTAAAATTTTAACCCCTGCATCCGCAAACAGATCCGAAATTTCATTAAATTTAAAATCCGCTTGCATTTGACGATCGCATTTAAATTTACACGGCGAGCTGCTTAAATTTACGCTTGAATTTTAGCTATCTCGCGCAACGGCAAGCTATAGATTTAAAGGCGCACTCGCAAAAAAAGGCGCATTAAATTTAAGCGCGATTTGCGCCGCTTGCGGTATAAAAAAGGAGCTGGAGGCGCTCAAAATTTAAGCCGCCATCCAAGCGCGCTAGCCTAATTTTTCGATCTGCGCAGCGATTATAGCGTTTATGTCCGCTACGATCTCCTCGACCGTGCGCTCGC carries:
- the ppa gene encoding inorganic diphosphatase; translated protein: MDLSKIKVGSNPDKINAVIEIPYGSNIKYEIDKASGALYVDRVLYGAMFYPANYGFIPNTLADDGDPADVLVLNEYPLAAGSVIPCRLIGVLMMEDESGMDEKLLAVPVSKIDPRYEGIKSISDLPKATLDKIKNFFETYKLLEPNKWVKVKDFASAAEAEKILDKAIKAYK
- a CDS encoding NirD/YgiW/YdeI family stress tolerance protein translates to MQADFKFNEISDLFADAGVKILRIDMVRKFLLSMALCAAAFGAGGFVPSGSAAQTQPSSVKEALKLRDDSFVVIDGKIKSQLRHEHYRFVDQNGDSIEVEIDDDVWRDVSVDENTLVRISGEIDKDFTKTTIDVKNIKILNSK